A single genomic interval of Ischnura elegans chromosome 3, ioIscEleg1.1, whole genome shotgun sequence harbors:
- the LOC124155965 gene encoding solute carrier family 13 member 5 isoform X2, with product MAFARIAMVHWKSLVVVLVPLLLLPIPLASYTKAARCGYVVLLMAIYWMTDAVPLPVTSLLPVALFPLLGVLSTEDVCVSYLKETNMMFIGGLAVALAIEHCHLHERIALKVLLLVGTSPRLLMLGFMLTTMFLSMWISNTATTAMMAPIVAAVLKELKMKNHSWSAVKKRSITSIGDKVSSAEEGNANSNMEVEKEPAPRKASVDADEEKEGPSQETICYYLGIAYAANIGGTGTVTGTGTNLTFMGIFEGLFPHATGLNFATWMIFNVPGMLINIFIAWVWLQILFMRLFRGGIQAGGPEASKKIKEMIHNKYEQLGPMTFHEGSVLTLFIILVFLWFFRSPQFITGWADVITDIKIKDATPAIFIVFLMYVLPANLDFLPWTSKNGRRPRRACPSLLTWKVLHDRLPWGLILLLGGGFAMAKACNDSGLSKWMGEQLVVLEVLPPWVLVSVICLITTFATEVTSNTAIANIFLPVLGEVSKVIHQHPLYLMMPTTLCCSYAFMLPVATPPNAIVVAVSKMKTVDMMRAGIMMNFLCVFVILILFNTLGRVMFDIDTFPEWAEVANATESTFSTTPTDVPPFLAH from the exons GCTGCACGATGTGGCTACGTGGTACTCCTGATGGCAATTTACTGGATGACGGACGCCGTCCCCCTTCCGGTGACTTCCCTGCTGCCCGTGGCCTTGTTCCCGCTCCTGGGCGTCTTATCGACGGAAGACGTGTGTGTTTCGTACCTGAAGGAGACGAACATGATGTTCATCGGAGGGCTGGCCGTCGCGCTCGCTATAGAACACTGTCATCTGCACGAGAGGATCGCCTTAAAGGTTCTCCTGCTCGTGGGCACGAGTCCTAGGCT CCTCATGCTGGGATTCATGCTGACCACTATGTTCCTGTCTATGTGGATTTCCAACACAGCCACAACTGCCATGATGGCTCCGATCGTTGCGGCCGTATTGAAGGAGCTGAAAATG AAAAACCACTCTTGGAGTGCTGTAAAGAAGAGAAGTATAACATCTATTGGGGATAAAGTGTCATCTGCTGAGGAGGGAAACGCAAATTCAAATATGGAAGTTGAAAAAGAGCCAGCACCCCGAAAAGCCAGTGTTGATGCTGATGAAGAAAA GGAAGGGCCATCACAGGAAACAATATGCTATTACCTTGGCATTGCTTATGCTGCCAATATCGGAGGAACTGGAACAGTTACCGGAACTGGGACAAATTTGACTTTTATGGGCATTTTTGAAGG TCTCTTCCCCCATGCTACAGGACTTAATTTTGCCACTTGGATGATTTTCAACGTTCCAGGAAtgttaatcaatattttcattgcCTGGGTTTGGCTGCAGATTTTGTTCATGAGGCTCttcag GGGAGGGATACAAGCCGGTGGGCCCGAGGCatcgaagaaaataaaggaaatgatcCACAACAAGTATGAGCAGCTCGGACCGATGACTTTCCATGAAGGCAGTGTACTCACCCTCTTCATCATTCTCGTATTTTTGTGGTTTTTCCGGTCTCCTCAGTTTATCACTGGATGGGCTGATGTCATCACCGACAT AAAAATTAAGGATGCAACGCCCGCTATATTCATAGTTTTCCTCATGTATGTTCTACCAGCTAACTTAGACTTCTTACCTTGGACTTCTAAAAATG GGAGGAGGCCCAGGAGAGCATGCCCGTCTCTACTTACATGGAAAGTACTGCATGATAGGCTACCATGGGGATTGATCTTATTACTTG GTGGAGGTTTTGCCATGGCAAAGGCATGCAATGATTCTGGCCTCTCCAAATGGATGGGAGAGCAACTAGTAGTACTTGAAGTATTGCCTCCCTGGGTGCTAGTCTCAGTAATATGTCTCATCACCACATTTGCAACAGAAGTCACATCGAATACtgcaattgcaaatatattccTTCCGGTTCTTGGTGAAGTG TCTAAAGTTATTCACCAGCATCCTTTATATTTGATGATGCCCACTACTTTGTGCTGTTCATATGCTTTCATGCTGCCTGTTGCAACACCTCCGAATGCTATTGTTGTTGctgtttcaaaaatgaaaactgtTGATATG ATGAGAGCAGGCATCATGATGAACTTCCTCTGTGTATTTGTGATTTTGATCCTTTTCAATACACTTGGCCGAGTTATGTTTGATATTGACACATTCCCGGAATGGGCAGAGGTGGCAAATG
- the LOC124155965 gene encoding solute carrier family 13 member 5 isoform X1 — protein sequence MAFARIAMVHWKSLVVVLVPLLLLPIPLASYTKAARCGYVVLLMAIYWMTDAVPLPVTSLLPVALFPLLGVLSTEDVCVSYLKETNMMFIGGLAVALAIEHCHLHERIALKVLLLVGTSPRLLMLGFMLTTMFLSMWISNTATTAMMAPIVAAVLKELKMKNHSWSAVKKRSITSIGDKVSSAEEGNANSNMEVEKEPAPRKASVDADEENREGPSQETICYYLGIAYAANIGGTGTVTGTGTNLTFMGIFEGLFPHATGLNFATWMIFNVPGMLINIFIAWVWLQILFMRLFRGGIQAGGPEASKKIKEMIHNKYEQLGPMTFHEGSVLTLFIILVFLWFFRSPQFITGWADVITDIKIKDATPAIFIVFLMYVLPANLDFLPWTSKNGRRPRRACPSLLTWKVLHDRLPWGLILLLGGGFAMAKACNDSGLSKWMGEQLVVLEVLPPWVLVSVICLITTFATEVTSNTAIANIFLPVLGEVSKVIHQHPLYLMMPTTLCCSYAFMLPVATPPNAIVVAVSKMKTVDMMRAGIMMNFLCVFVILILFNTLGRVMFDIDTFPEWAEVANATESTFSTTPTDVPPFLAH from the exons GCTGCACGATGTGGCTACGTGGTACTCCTGATGGCAATTTACTGGATGACGGACGCCGTCCCCCTTCCGGTGACTTCCCTGCTGCCCGTGGCCTTGTTCCCGCTCCTGGGCGTCTTATCGACGGAAGACGTGTGTGTTTCGTACCTGAAGGAGACGAACATGATGTTCATCGGAGGGCTGGCCGTCGCGCTCGCTATAGAACACTGTCATCTGCACGAGAGGATCGCCTTAAAGGTTCTCCTGCTCGTGGGCACGAGTCCTAGGCT CCTCATGCTGGGATTCATGCTGACCACTATGTTCCTGTCTATGTGGATTTCCAACACAGCCACAACTGCCATGATGGCTCCGATCGTTGCGGCCGTATTGAAGGAGCTGAAAATG AAAAACCACTCTTGGAGTGCTGTAAAGAAGAGAAGTATAACATCTATTGGGGATAAAGTGTCATCTGCTGAGGAGGGAAACGCAAATTCAAATATGGAAGTTGAAAAAGAGCCAGCACCCCGAAAAGCCAGTGTTGATGCTGATGAAGAAAA TAGGGAAGGGCCATCACAGGAAACAATATGCTATTACCTTGGCATTGCTTATGCTGCCAATATCGGAGGAACTGGAACAGTTACCGGAACTGGGACAAATTTGACTTTTATGGGCATTTTTGAAGG TCTCTTCCCCCATGCTACAGGACTTAATTTTGCCACTTGGATGATTTTCAACGTTCCAGGAAtgttaatcaatattttcattgcCTGGGTTTGGCTGCAGATTTTGTTCATGAGGCTCttcag GGGAGGGATACAAGCCGGTGGGCCCGAGGCatcgaagaaaataaaggaaatgatcCACAACAAGTATGAGCAGCTCGGACCGATGACTTTCCATGAAGGCAGTGTACTCACCCTCTTCATCATTCTCGTATTTTTGTGGTTTTTCCGGTCTCCTCAGTTTATCACTGGATGGGCTGATGTCATCACCGACAT AAAAATTAAGGATGCAACGCCCGCTATATTCATAGTTTTCCTCATGTATGTTCTACCAGCTAACTTAGACTTCTTACCTTGGACTTCTAAAAATG GGAGGAGGCCCAGGAGAGCATGCCCGTCTCTACTTACATGGAAAGTACTGCATGATAGGCTACCATGGGGATTGATCTTATTACTTG GTGGAGGTTTTGCCATGGCAAAGGCATGCAATGATTCTGGCCTCTCCAAATGGATGGGAGAGCAACTAGTAGTACTTGAAGTATTGCCTCCCTGGGTGCTAGTCTCAGTAATATGTCTCATCACCACATTTGCAACAGAAGTCACATCGAATACtgcaattgcaaatatattccTTCCGGTTCTTGGTGAAGTG TCTAAAGTTATTCACCAGCATCCTTTATATTTGATGATGCCCACTACTTTGTGCTGTTCATATGCTTTCATGCTGCCTGTTGCAACACCTCCGAATGCTATTGTTGTTGctgtttcaaaaatgaaaactgtTGATATG ATGAGAGCAGGCATCATGATGAACTTCCTCTGTGTATTTGTGATTTTGATCCTTTTCAATACACTTGGCCGAGTTATGTTTGATATTGACACATTCCCGGAATGGGCAGAGGTGGCAAATG